The window GGAGATGACGCGGCGGAAGTCAACGGCGGCACGGTCAATGTCGGCCTGGACCTCGGGCGAGATCTCGAACTGCAGCAAGGTCGGTTCGGGCAAATTGGAGCGGACCTCGGTGCTGGTGAGGTCGATCTTATTGCCGAAGATGACGTCGTTGACGAAATCGTTGAGGCGGTGGGTCGGGGTGCCGTCCATCATCGAGTGCTCGCCCATGAAGCCAGAGGTACCGTTGTCGTTGACGATGAACTGGAGTGGCTTATCGTACCAGcggttggcgccgtcgccgtgccaGTACTGATGAGCGCGCTCCTCGAGGGTGACAGGGCTCGCATCGTCGAGACAGACGACAAAGGATGACGACTCAATGGCCTCGAGCACTTGCTTGTTGCCGGGGCCCgcgccgaggagggtgagGCGGGCATCGGCCCAGACGTCACGGTTCTCCGACGTcagggcgccgacggcggggacgggtcgagcacgagcgtAGACGCGGGCAAACTGCTGCTCGAGTTCGGCAGCGGTGAGctgcttgccgtcgacgtggtgGTGAATCTGGTAGAACTGGTTCTTgcggatgacgatgatgtgcttgtgctcgtcggcggagaACTTGATGGGATAGTCGGCGGgacgggcggcgacgcggctGGCGTTGAACATCCAGCGGTAGCTGTCCATGCAGATGGGCAGCTTCTTCATGTACTCGGGCTCGAGCGCGGCCGTGTCGACAAGCTTCTTGAACTCGagtacggcggcggtgatggcTGCCGCCCGCTTCGCCGGGTTGCGCCGGCTTCGGTCATCGCGGTGCGAGTAGAAGTAGCTGACGTAGGGGACGACGGGGTCACGGTAGGAGAGGTAGGCGGCGTCGTTCCACCATTCGTAGATCCAATTCTTGGTCGCGCCGTCCTTGCTCTTGGCTAGGAGTTTCTCCTGGAGcttggcgccgacgccgccgggctTGAcgaagtcggcgacggccgccttgcTCTGCTCGAACTCGGCCGGGGACAGGAGCGGCTGGAGGGACTTGAGGTAGCGCCtggccgtctcgtcgagcgtcgGAACTGGCAGGCGTGGCAAGGAATCCTGGAAACGCAGCATGGCGCCTTTGGTCATGTCCTCGGCGTAGCCTGCAACAGTTGGGAACGATCAGACGAAGCTTGGCTGGGCTGGGAAGGCCTGTGGGGGGAGGGGACCGACCTTGAGGCAAGGAACTACTCTTGCGCGTGGGAGGCATGATGTTTGCCGTCGGAGTGGCAGATGCTGCGGTGGGAGTTCTGAGTCGACGGAAGCTGCTGTTCCTGAGGgcgtgacgacgagcggcagACGTCCACATGGCCGGTCACCAAACTCCGGGGACACGGGAGGCGGGGGGAGTGGCGAGGAGTGAGGAAAGGAGAAGCTGCAGCAAGGACGAAGGAAGGGACATAAAATATTGGTACAAAAGATGATGGGTGCTGACGGGTGTGATTTCAATGCAACcggacggacggatggaAAGACGGGTGGATGGGTTAGGTCTTGGGGAGGGGCGGGAATGACATTCGTCGAGTTCCACGGTAGGAGGAACTGTgactccgtacctaccagGTACTGGAGGATGGTGATATGAGGCGGACTAGGCCTGCTCCGGGCAACTcgctacctagtaggtacttgctcgcGTACTTTATCCCACCTCCACTTAGGTGTACGTCCgcacctgtacttacagtactgtaaagTAACTCCAGCTTTCCTGGCTCGGCTGGCTCGTGGCGAACCTCGGCTCTCGAAGGATGACTGACTACTAGTAGAAAACAACTGGGTAtttacaagtgcatgtacttacttgcatactTGGGAGGCCTGCTATAATACGGAGCaattactctgtacggagtccgTCGGATCTGGCATTGCCCGAATTGACATCCCTTTCCGGGAGTACACACGCCTACACACAATTACTGCCATCGACGTTGCGCTTTCGCGTCCACCAACAAAACACAGCAGAACACGGCTCACGGTAGATGAAGACGACCATTGGAccctcggtacggagtaatacttcACGGATACACTCGAAAACGGTTGTTGGCCTCGGGGTTTGGCAGTCGCGAGCCCGGGATCCTAGGGACAAGGAGCACGGCGAAGAATTGTTGGCGTGCATAGTACTGCATTTGCATGTTTACCTctacctgtaagtactgtaagtatgctTCTCCGTTCTAGCGTACGAAGAGGACCTAGTACGTTGGTGCGGGTATGCGGGTAAATGCATTTACTAGAGCGAGTGCATGTAACCTGCACGATGTACAGGTATTAGCAAGtttccatgtacggagtaggagtacaatgcactgtaataatacctgccattaccactccgtactaggtacgtaatacctagtaccagAGCACGCGATACAGCCATCCACCAGCGATCGGCAGCCTCTGGAGGTCACGATGACCGCTGTTTTTACGCCTCGGTGGCATGAGGACCCGCGCAGATTTCCATcaactgcacatgtacacatgcATATGCATCATGAACCGGCATTTCCGTTCGTTCTCCTCGGCTGCCACTTGCTACGCCGTTTGTGTGCAGCATCTCCAgtactacaagtaatactagtGAGCATGCCCCACGTGCATACCCATtttgcatgtgctccgtgctcaaGTCTATTGGAAGCATCCGAACCCATTCCGACAGCACATACTGTAatgttactccgtacatgtactgtacagtacaagtgcagtacagctACACATACGACCTCAGTGTGCACATGAATGTACTTGAACTCAGTCCTCCATGAGCactacgtacctagtagtagaGCGCTCCGTGACCAGTGACCACACAGAATGCAAGAAATAGTAGGCATCACGCCTGCATGTTACTGTCACATACTGTCATGCGCACGCACCGTACTTACCACCACCTACCACTCGACTACTCAGCGGGTTTCTCAGCCAGAAGCCGAGGTTAGAATCAACGAGTGCACACGTCCCCATgtgggtacctagtaataggCAACGACCTGCACAAGCAACTGGCATTATTACCGTCCGGACTAGGTAGGAcgaagtaattactgtagaCTAGTACGAGTAGATGGCTCCTATGGAGTTTGAGTCTACGACACCATGACACTACGATTGCCTGCGCGGAGTCGCGaatgtgctgtacatgtaagtacactcCACGACACTCCACGCTGACGTAGTATGCCACACGTGCAGTATGCCACACGTGCTGGCCGTCGAGTCTCCCTGGGCGCGGACAGCCGACGGCATTCTCAGCAACCCCGGTCACGCACCTCCCATTCGCTCGTTCGTTCATGATTCTATGAATGAACCGTTTCCACAATCCGCATGACTGCTGCTTCACGATGCCTCATACCTGCAACAGCCTACATCCTGCCGAGCTACGAAtgcatacctagtaccatCCGCTATCGATATCGTGAGCACTTCCAGGCGCTCGGTACAATAGAGTTACCCACCGGCATCGGTAGATGTGAGCCCAGCCTCCACCGGTAGTAGGCGTAGGCGGCGAGGACACCAGTGCTACTGGAAGCAGGTAGGGTAGGGTAGGTACCAGGACCGACTCCAAAGGGTCGAACCCAGGAGGTGCACAagtgaaaaaaaaaaaaaataaacGGTGCatacatacaagtacgagtacagaAGGCACGGCGCGCAGAGGCACTGAGAATGCCGCCCCCTGCCTAGCATGCCAGATCCCACCGAGTCGCGCGGACGAGGACCGGGCCAGGCCGCGTGAACCGTCCCTTCACCAACCCCATGGCGAAGGGAAGAAAGGTTTcgcggccggcatcggcccAGACATCCATCCACATCGCcagaccccccccccctcgacCCTCACGCCTGGGCTGCTCTCACACTTCGtgcgtcttcgtcggccctTCGCTGCTCGGAGGCttcatcgacgccgccgccgccgtggcgaaCTGCACCTTGAACTTCTCTGCCTCGCCCGCGCTGGCGACCGTCGACGTGTCCCGCCGGCCCTGCCCACCagtgccggccgtcgccgccgcgaggctCTCCTCGGCGTCCCGAACCCGTCGCCGGAAGGCGAGCCGGTCGAGCAGCAGCTGCTGGCGGCcccgctcgagctcgcgccGCTCCGACCGCAGCACCGATTCCATCTCGTTGAAGTACTTCAGCTTGAGCTCCAGCTTTTGCAGCATCACGTTGCAGGCCGCCGACACCAGTCGCGTCATCTCGCGCTCCTCGTGCGACGcaaacgccgccgcccgagcaCCCGTCGAGGCGAGAGGGATCGAAGCCACCTCGGCCTtgctcttcttcttcgtctccGTCTTCGTCGCTGGCGCCGGCTCCTCGCGAGCGTCCACCTCCATCGaatcggccgccggcgccggctcctcACCGTCGTTGCCGCCCGCCTTGCCCTCGTCGGTCGCGCCGTTGAGCTGCTTCCGAAGGCTGCGTttcagctcgtcggccgacgtccttgccgccgtcgccgtcgtctcggggTCGGCAAGGCTcgcgaggaagccgacgatggacaGGACGGggttgtcgacgacgttgaaCGGCAACGTGCCACGCTGGGCGCCGAGGTAGGACATGCCCGTCGGAGGGTTGACGGCCGTCTCCGAGTCTAGGTACTTCTCCTCGATGTCGAGCTGCAGGAATTGCAGGACGCACTCCTCGCGGGTCCGCGTGCCCACGTGGTCCGCGATCTCTCCCCAATCCTCGTCGAACCGCTCGAGCCCTTCGAGGAGGCGGAGCAGCTCGGCATCGGTCCATGGCAGGCCCAGGCCGACGCCCTTTGTGTAGTTCTTGTTCTCCATCTTGGTATACATGCTCGTCGTGTGGTTGGCGGGTATCCGGCCGCCCGTGAAGCACACGGGGCACAGGTCGGTCTGCTTGGACTTGGCCATCGGGTCCATCTGCGAGAAGTGGAAGTACACCCGCGTGCAGTCGTTGCCGCACTGGCAGCAGAAGACGGGAGACAGtggggcgccggcgggctCGCCCGCGCTCGAGACGCCGTTCGTCATGGGCGCCTCGTCGTTGGCGTTCGTTTCCGTCTTGGCCACGGCCGTCATCTTGGCGTTGGCCTCGTACACGTTTCGGCCGATCTCGAGGTTCAtgtccgccttggccgccgtcggcgtgctcgccTTCCTGTCCGTGTCCACGTGCTTCTTGCCCTCGAGCACGACCGGatcggccgacggctgccaTGCTTGGAGGCCACGGGGGGTGTCGCATATGATCTTGAAGTGACCGGTGAAGGGTGGGCCAACGTGCGACGGTCTTTGATCCGCGTCCACCTGGCTCGATTGTtagcgccgacgacggaagcgGTATCGAGGAAGCTTTCGGTGGCAGTACCTGGTAGTTGATCAATCCCCATTGCTCGAGGAAGGCATGGACTCTCATGATGGAGCACACGTCGCCGGCAAGGTTGCGCCTCGCGGCCGTGACGGTGAGGTACTCGGAAGGGTTGAGACGATAGGTGTTGATCATGAAGTCACGATAGTCCTTGTagacggccgccgtcttgcTCCTGTTCCTGTTGCTGAAAAACTCGGCCAGCGCCTTTCGCTCGATGGTGTGGATGGCGTTCATGTCGAACCAGGTGCTGTAGCTCGGCAGGACGATGGCGTGCGTCTGGGCTGCGAGGTGGGCACGCGCTGCCGACTCCATCGCTTGCTTCGACTTGACGTCCGGACCAGCAATGGCACCAGTCGTCGTATCGGTAGCCATGTCGGTGATGCCCGTCTCTGCCTGCGCAGGGCTGCCAGCTCCCAGCACGGCACCCGCGGCAGCGTGATCGGTCGTGGTACCGGCGGCAGCTGCCTGACCAGTAGCGGACGCTTCGTGGCCGGTGGCCATGTCCTCGTGACCAGAATGGGCAtctgcgtcgccgccgttctctctcgtcgaggcgctgcTGGCGTGGGCAGGGGCCGCCGATTCCTCGGGGCTTGTGGGGGCGGGTGCAGGCGGTGCGTCGCCCATCTCTTGGTCGGCACGGGTCATGGAATCGGTAGCGGGGCCCTCGGGAGCACTAGGTGTACCGTCGTGGgaagcgacgacgggaaCGGATGGGGGGCTGTCCTCGGGCACGTCGCTCGACTCTGTCGCCTTGGCTTCTGACATGTGGACGTCTGCAGGGAGGGAAGCGAATTAGCTGTTGAGCAACCGACGCACGGCATCAGACTTGGTACCTtggccaccggcggcggcgccgtgggGGGGTTGCAGCAGCGGCGGGCTCTCCAAAACAGGATTTCCATCTGGCGAAGTGCCACTGCCGCTGCCGGGGGAGCCGTGGGCGGCTGAATCTTCTTCCATCGTGGGCCTGCTGTGCTTTGCTGCCTTGTGTTGCCTTGCGTTGCTACGTcgagcgcgccgccgtcgttggtTGGCTGTCTACTCGAATGGATGCCTGCAGGCCGAgcaagggaagggaaggggaAGGAAGTGAAGAATGGGAGGATGAAAAATTAGCGACGCGTCAAGTGTTGCCCTGCGAGGGTCGGGACCAATCTTGCAGCGTGCGCAAACGCAAAGTGCCGTCCGTTCGACGTAGGTACCCAGGTAGGCTTGTAGGCGGGAGGTGCAACGTGTAGGTGGTAGGCCTTGGAGGGTCGCGAACAGGATGCAGTATCTGTAGGAACCTATGCGAGGGTGTTGGTGATGGTGTAGGCCCAGGCTAATGCTTCAGGGATCACCTGTGTGCTGGTCGAAGGCCGGCTTTTCCCTTTTGCGAAGCGGGCGTAGACGTGTTGCTAGTACGAgcgtaagtactaggtatgcaAGAATTTTGGCGCGACCAGCGACGGCAGGTCAGTGTGAGTGGTACGActgggggagaggggggcggggggacGCTGCATCGTCCTGCTATTAGTTTGCTGTCAAAATCCAGCCAAAGGGGGGATCGCATTGGCGAGCCGGCCAGTCACGCGTTCACCCATGTGACCCATGCATAATACAATACTTACATCTTTGTAGACAGTGCAACGAAGAACGCGCACTATGCAACACGTACTGTGACAcggtgcacttgtacatgtacatgtatggtgtattactgtacttggaatAATTTCCTATCATTAATTAAAACCTCATGATCCCGTAAAAGTACTGGGCGACAGGGAATGGCAGGAGAAGTTCTCGTGCTCTGTCACGTGAAACTATTACCTATATCTGGACGTACAAGGaaggtactgtacacacACTATGGATGATGTGAGTAGTTCCATATACAAACACAGTGCCATCTGGTGTCCAAATACTGTGACCCCGCctgcgagtacatgtgcttacagtacagtaaagtacggagtaaggagTACTaatatgcaagtactccgtacccagcGAATTGACCCACAACAGGTACGGAGGAACGGCTCCCGAGCTGATGACCATCAGTACTGAAGGTCTCTATCCAACTATGAGACCGTCCCCGTTGCTCATGATACGGGCCCGAATGTAATAcatccgacgacgaaccAAGCCGCCGTCTGCGCCAACCGCCACCGCCCCGGACAGCAGCTTCTACTTCACGATGCTCCCCACCGCCAGACAGCTCCTCGCTCGGCCGCGCCTTGGTCTTGTTACTTCATCCTTGCACCTTGCAACTGGCCGCAGCGGCCGGTTTCTTTCcaccctcgccatcctcgagcaaCGGGATGGCCAGCTGAACGCAGGTTCCCTGAGTGCTCTGACAGCCGCTGCAAAGCTCGGTGGCACCGTTCACGGCTTCATCGCTGGAAGCAAGGcgtctgccgccgccgaacaggccgccaaggtcggcggcgtcgaacaAATCATCACGGTGGATAACGAAGCCTATGAAAAggtcggccgacgactgTTCCTCTCCTTTGCTACTGCCTACGCCGCTGCCTCTATCGCGGCGGCTCCGGCAACCCTTTGCAGCATAGATGCTGACCTTGTCACGTAGGGACTTGCCGAAAATTATGCGCCTCTGCTGGTGGAGAACATAAAAAAGGGCAGCTATACACATGTCATCACCGGCCATACGGCGTTTGGCAAAAATGTCGCCCCCAGGCTTGCGGCCCTCCTAGATTCCCAGCAAATCTCTGATGTCACGTCGATTGAAGACGAAAAAACCTTTGTTCGGCCCATCTATGCCGGCAACGCCATTGCCACCGTCGAGTCGTCCGATGCCGTCAAAATCCTCACCATCCGCGGCACAGCTTTTGCGCCCGCCGTTCCCGATTCCGGAAAGGCGTCCATCGTCCAAGGCGTCGACCCCAAGGCCGGATCGACGAGCGAGTGGGTGTCGGAGAATCTCGCGAAATCGGACCGTCCCGATCTCGCGACGGCCAGCAAGGTCGTTTCGGGCGGACGTGGCCTGAAGTCCAAGGAAGATTTTGACAAGGTCATGCTGCCTCTCGCAGATGCTTTAGGcgcagccgtcggcgcgtCGCGAGCCGCTGTAGACAGCGGTTATGCCGACAACAGCCTCCAGGTGGGCCAAACAGGCAAGGTGGTGGCCCCTCAGCTgtacatggccgtcggcattTCGGGCGCCATCCAACATCTGGCGGGCATGAAGGATAGCAAGGTCATTGCGGCCATCAACAAGGACGCCGATGCGCCGATATTCCAGGTGGCCGATgtgggtctcgttggcgACCTCTTCGCCAACGTGCCAGAGTTGACAGAAAAGGTCAAGGCCGGTCAATGACAAAGGCCATGGTACATGGCGGTTGTTGGGGACGGTAGTCTACTGGGGCTAGTCGTGGAAACGGTGATGTTGGTGCAACAGGAAGACATGAATGCTGATGCTTGAATGCGCATGGATGTAGATGCGCATGTGAGTGCGCGTGTGGGTGTAGATGTGAGGGGGGATGCTGATGGTGACGGTGATGAGCAGGGTGGTAGGACCGAGCAACGTGCCCCCCAGATCAACCCAACACGGAAAGCATGTCCTCTATACGGGTGAACTTGTCCCTTTCTTTCCCCAACTCCCGTCCTCGAAGtctctcggcggcgtcgatcCTGTGCCATTGATCCCAAGACACTGAGGCGACGGATGCTGGACCGACTTCCTGCGCAACAGCTTCCCAACCGGAAGCACGATGGCCGGGTAGAAAGCGAGCACCCGAGGTCCAGTCGTGCACTATGGCATCCGCCACGGCAAACGAATCTTGCATCGTAGAGGCGATGACCCCCGTGGGCCCAGTCTTGAG of the Drechmeria coniospora strain ARSEF 6962 chromosome 01, whole genome shotgun sequence genome contains:
- a CDS encoding electron transfer flavoprotein alpha-subunit — protein: MLPTARQLLARPRLGLVTSSLHLATGRSGRFLSTLAILEQRDGQLNAGSLSALTAAAKLGGTVHGFIAGSKASAAAEQAAKVGGVEQIITVDNEAYEKGLAENYAPLLVENIKKGSYTHVITGHTAFGKNVAPRLAALLDSQQISDVTSIEDEKTFVRPIYAGNAIATVESSDAVKILTIRGTAFAPAVPDSGKASIVQGVDPKAGSTSEWVSENLAKSDRPDLATASKVVSGGRGLKSKEDFDKVMLPLADALGAAVGASRAAVDSGYADNSLQVGQTGKVVAPQLYMAVGISGAIQHLAGMKDSKVIAAINKDADAPIFQVADVGLVGDLFANVPELTEKVKAGQ
- a CDS encoding RSC complex subunit, translated to MEEDSAAHGSPGSGSGTSPDGNPVLESPPLLQPPHGAAAGGQDVHMSEAKATESSDVPEDSPPSVPVVASHDGTPSAPEGPATDSMTRADQEMGDAPPAPAPTSPEESAAPAHASSASTRENGGDADAHSGHEDMATGHEASATGQAAAAGTTTDHAAAGAVLGAGSPAQAETGITDMATDTTTGAIAGPDVKSKQAMESAARAHLAAQTHAIVLPSYSTWFDMNAIHTIERKALAEFFSNRNRSKTAAVYKDYRDFMINTYRLNPSEYLTVTAARRNLAGDVCSIMRVHAFLEQWGLINYQVDADQRPSHVGPPFTGHFKIICDTPRGLQAWQPSADPVVLEGKKHVDTDRKASTPTAAKADMNLEIGRNVYEANAKMTAVAKTETNANDEAPMTNGVSSAGEPAGAPLSPVFCCQCGNDCTRVYFHFSQMDPMAKSKQTDLCPVCFTGGRIPANHTTSMYTKMENKNYTKGVGLGLPWTDAELLRLLEGLERFDEDWGEIADHVGTRTREECVLQFLQLDIEEKYLDSETAVNPPTGMSYLGAQRGTLPFNVVDNPVLSIVGFLASLADPETTATAARTSADELKRSLRKQLNGATDEGKAGGNDGEEPAPAADSMEVDAREEPAPATKTETKKKSKAEVASIPLASTGARAAAFASHEEREMTRLVSAACNVMLQKLELKLKYFNEMESVLRSERRELERGRQQLLLDRLAFRRRVRDAEESLAAATAGTGGQGRRDTSTVASAGEAEKFKVQFATAAAASMKPPSSEGPTKTHEV
- a CDS encoding carnitine acetyl transferase; this encodes MPPTRKSSSLPQGYAEDMTKGAMLRFQDSLPRLPVPTLDETARRYLKSLQPLLSPAEFEQSKAAVADFVKPGGVGAKLQEKLLAKSKDGATKNWIYEWWNDAAYLSYRDPVVPYVSYFYSHRDDRSRRNPAKRAAAITAAVLEFKKLVDTAALEPEYMKKLPICMDSYRWMFNASRVAARPADYPIKFSADEHKHIIVIRKNQFYQIHHHVDGKQLTAAELEQQFARVYARARPVPAVGALTSENRDVWADARLTLLGAGPGNKQVLEAIESSSFVVCLDDASPVTLEERAHQYWHGDGANRWYDKPLQFIVNDNGTSGFMGEHSMMDGTPTHRLNDFVNDVIFGNKIDLTSTEVRSNLPEPTLLQFEISPEVQADIDRAAVDFRRVISQHQLAVQAYQGYGKALIKKFKCSPDAYVQMIIQLAYYKMYGQSRPTYESAATRRFLLGRTETCRTVSDESVAWCAAMCGGKPTAADDAVAKVGLFRKAIDAHLEYITAASDGKGVDRHLFGLKKLLGPDESVPAIYKDPAYAYSSSWYLSTSQLSSEFFNGYGWSQVLDGGFGIAYMINENSINFNIVSKGLGSDRMSYYLNEAAGDMRDLLMPTLAPPKAKL